One Microcoleus sp. AS-A8 DNA window includes the following coding sequences:
- a CDS encoding 4-hydroxy-3-methylbut-2-enyl diphosphate reductase, whose amino-acid sequence MDTKAFKRSLHSSENYHRKGFGHEAEVATQLQSEYQSNLIQEIRNNNYRLQRGEVTILLAQAFGFCWGVERAVAMAYEARQHFPSDRIWMTNEIIHNPSVNQRLQEMEVGFIPVQSGKKDFSVVDGGDVVILPAFGASVQEMQLLNDKNCKIVDTTCPWVSKVWNTVEKHKKKDYTSIIHGKYKHEETVATSSFAGKYLVVLNIKEAEYVADYILHGGNRDEFMTKFSRACSLGFDPDRDLEQIGIANQTTMLKSETEQIGKLFEHTMMKKYGPTQLNNHFHSFNTICDATQERQDAMLGLVEEKLDLMVVIGGFNSSNTTQLQQIAIEQGIPSYHIDSAARIGPGNQVEHKPLGRDLEVTHNWLPSGEIVVGVTSGASTPDKVVEDAIEKIFALKVVAVV is encoded by the coding sequence ATGGATACAAAAGCCTTCAAGCGATCGCTCCATAGTTCAGAAAATTACCATCGCAAGGGATTTGGTCACGAAGCCGAAGTTGCCACTCAGCTACAGTCAGAATATCAAAGTAACCTGATTCAAGAAATTCGCAATAACAACTATCGACTTCAGCGGGGAGAGGTTACCATCCTGCTGGCGCAAGCCTTTGGCTTTTGTTGGGGTGTAGAGCGAGCCGTGGCGATGGCTTATGAAGCTCGTCAACACTTCCCCTCTGATCGCATTTGGATGACCAATGAAATCATTCATAATCCCTCCGTCAATCAGCGCTTGCAGGAGATGGAAGTAGGGTTTATCCCAGTTCAGAGCGGGAAGAAAGACTTTTCGGTTGTCGATGGCGGTGACGTGGTTATTTTACCAGCTTTTGGTGCTAGTGTCCAGGAGATGCAGTTGTTAAACGACAAAAACTGCAAAATTGTCGATACTACCTGTCCCTGGGTGTCCAAAGTTTGGAATACGGTTGAGAAGCACAAGAAAAAAGACTACACCTCCATTATTCACGGCAAGTACAAACACGAAGAAACTGTCGCTACCAGTTCCTTTGCAGGCAAATACTTAGTGGTACTCAATATCAAAGAGGCAGAGTACGTCGCGGATTACATTCTCCACGGCGGAAATCGTGACGAGTTTATGACCAAGTTTAGCCGCGCTTGCTCTTTAGGGTTTGACCCGGATCGGGATTTAGAGCAAATTGGCATTGCCAACCAAACCACCATGCTCAAGAGTGAAACCGAGCAGATTGGTAAGCTGTTTGAGCACACGATGATGAAGAAATATGGCCCTACCCAGTTAAACAATCACTTCCACAGCTTTAACACCATCTGTGATGCCACCCAAGAGCGGCAAGATGCCATGTTGGGGCTAGTCGAAGAAAAGTTAGACTTGATGGTGGTTATTGGCGGCTTCAACTCGTCCAACACCACCCAACTGCAACAAATTGCGATTGAGCAGGGGATTCCTTCTTATCACATCGATAGTGCTGCACGAATAGGGCCAGGAAATCAGGTGGAGCATAAGCCCTTAGGACGTGATTTGGAAGTCACCCACAACTGGCTTCCTTCGGGAGAAATTGTTGTCGGGGTTACTTCTGGGGCATCCACGCCGGATAAAGTGGTAGAGGATGCGATCGAGAAGATTTTTGCGCTTAAGGTGGTGGCGGTGGTTTAG
- the clpB gene encoding ATP-dependent chaperone ClpB has translation MQPTDPNKFTETAWKAIAQSQDVAKLFKNQTLEVEHVAVALLEQDGLANQILTKVTVDVARFKQQLEAFANRQPKVSTLDQLYLGRGLDIMLDKAEAFRTSFQDEYIAVEHLLLALAEDDRVGRRLLKTHNVDTPKLEAAAKATRGSQKVTDQNPENRYNALEKYGRDLTEQAKAGKLDPVIGRDEEIRRVIQVLSRRSKNNPVLIGEPGVGKTAIAEALAQRIVNGDVPESLKNRQLISLDMGSLIAGAKYRGEFEDRLKAVLREVTHSDGQIVLFIDELHTVVGAGATQGAMDAGNLLKPMLARGELRCIGATTLDEFRKHIEKDAALERRFQQVYVSQPTVENTISILRGLKERYEVHHNVIITDSALVAAATLSDRYITERFLPDKAIDLVDEAAAKLKMEMTSKPVELETIERRLMQLKMEKLSLDTENQQNLPTTSNAYRASRERLERIEQEILTLEEKHATLEGRWEEEKKLREEINNLKKEEDQIRVQIEQAERAYDLNKAAQLKYGKLETLQRDRDSKEGMLLELQAEGRALSREQVTEADIAEIVANWTGIPVNRLLETERQKLLQLEGHLHQRVIGQTEAVTSVAAAIRRARAGMKDPGRPIGSFLFLGPTGVGKTELARAIAQFLFDSQDALVRIDMSEYMEKHAVSRLVGAPPGYVGYEEGGQLSEAIRRRPYSVVLLDEVEKAHPDVFNILLQVLDDGRITDSQGRTVDFSNTIIVMTSNIGSDHILNVAGDDSQYEEMRKRVTTALRKHFRPEFVNRVDDIIIFHTLNRSELSQIVKIQLKRIERLLADQKIKLELSSTAQDYIVEVGYDPVYGARPLKRAIQRELENAIATKILENTFVEGDTIIIDCADNALTFNKKQRLSLSVLPTPS, from the coding sequence ATGCAGCCCACAGACCCGAACAAGTTCACGGAGACAGCCTGGAAAGCGATCGCACAATCTCAAGACGTTGCCAAACTCTTCAAGAACCAAACGCTAGAGGTAGAGCATGTGGCGGTCGCCCTGCTGGAACAAGACGGGCTGGCGAATCAAATTCTTACCAAGGTGACGGTTGATGTGGCTCGGTTTAAGCAACAACTGGAAGCCTTCGCCAACCGCCAACCGAAAGTGAGTACGCTTGACCAGCTCTACCTCGGTCGCGGCTTGGATATCATGCTGGATAAGGCTGAGGCGTTCCGCACCTCTTTTCAGGATGAATACATTGCTGTAGAACATTTGCTTTTAGCGTTAGCCGAAGATGACCGAGTCGGACGCCGCTTGCTCAAAACCCACAATGTGGACACCCCAAAGCTGGAAGCCGCCGCTAAAGCCACACGGGGGAGTCAAAAAGTTACCGACCAAAATCCTGAAAATCGTTACAACGCCCTAGAGAAGTATGGGCGAGATTTAACAGAGCAAGCTAAAGCGGGGAAACTTGACCCGGTGATTGGGCGGGACGAGGAAATCCGTCGCGTGATTCAGGTCCTCTCTCGCCGCTCTAAGAATAACCCAGTCCTGATCGGAGAGCCGGGAGTGGGGAAAACCGCGATCGCAGAAGCCCTCGCCCAGCGTATCGTTAATGGCGATGTTCCCGAATCGTTGAAAAATCGCCAACTCATTTCCTTAGATATGGGTAGCCTGATTGCCGGGGCCAAATATCGAGGAGAATTTGAAGACCGACTTAAAGCCGTCCTGCGAGAAGTGACCCACTCCGATGGTCAAATTGTCCTATTTATCGATGAATTGCACACCGTTGTCGGTGCAGGGGCAACCCAAGGGGCAATGGATGCGGGGAACTTGCTCAAACCCATGCTGGCACGGGGGGAACTGCGCTGTATTGGAGCCACCACCCTGGATGAGTTCCGCAAGCACATTGAAAAAGATGCAGCGCTGGAACGTCGCTTTCAACAAGTTTATGTCAGTCAACCGACCGTAGAGAATACGATTTCGATTTTGCGCGGACTCAAGGAGCGTTACGAAGTCCACCACAATGTGATTATTACGGATTCGGCGCTGGTGGCAGCAGCTACCCTTTCCGACCGCTATATTACCGAGCGTTTCCTGCCGGACAAAGCCATTGACTTAGTCGATGAAGCCGCAGCCAAGCTGAAAATGGAGATGACCTCCAAGCCGGTGGAATTAGAGACGATTGAGCGACGGCTGATGCAGCTCAAGATGGAAAAGCTGTCTCTAGATACAGAAAATCAACAGAATCTGCCCACCACCAGCAACGCCTACCGTGCTTCACGAGAACGTCTCGAACGCATTGAACAAGAAATTCTGACCCTGGAAGAAAAACACGCCACGCTGGAAGGGCGGTGGGAAGAGGAAAAGAAACTTCGCGAAGAAATCAACAACCTGAAAAAAGAAGAAGACCAAATTCGGGTGCAGATTGAGCAGGCAGAACGCGCTTATGACCTGAATAAGGCAGCTCAACTTAAATATGGGAAGTTAGAGACGTTACAGCGCGATCGCGATAGCAAAGAAGGTATGCTCTTAGAACTCCAAGCGGAAGGGCGTGCCTTATCCCGTGAACAAGTCACCGAAGCGGATATTGCTGAAATTGTGGCGAATTGGACGGGGATTCCGGTTAACCGCTTGCTAGAGACGGAACGCCAGAAGCTATTGCAGCTAGAAGGGCATTTACATCAACGGGTAATTGGACAAACTGAAGCGGTTACTTCCGTGGCGGCGGCTATTCGTCGCGCAAGGGCGGGAATGAAAGACCCCGGACGCCCCATCGGTTCCTTCTTGTTTCTGGGGCCAACGGGCGTGGGTAAGACGGAACTAGCAAGAGCGATCGCGCAATTCCTGTTTGACAGCCAGGATGCCTTAGTCAGAATTGACATGTCCGAGTATATGGAAAAACACGCCGTCTCGCGGCTAGTGGGTGCGCCTCCGGGATATGTGGGCTATGAAGAAGGCGGGCAACTCTCTGAAGCGATTCGCCGCCGTCCTTACTCGGTCGTGCTGTTGGATGAGGTGGAAAAGGCGCATCCGGATGTGTTCAACATTTTGCTGCAAGTCCTCGATGACGGACGCATCACCGACTCTCAAGGGAGAACGGTGGATTTTTCCAATACGATCATCGTGATGACTAGCAATATTGGCAGCGACCATATTTTGAATGTGGCTGGGGATGATTCGCAGTACGAAGAGATGCGGAAACGGGTGACGACGGCCTTACGCAAACACTTCCGTCCCGAATTTGTCAACCGTGTTGATGACATCATCATCTTCCACACCTTGAATCGCAGCGAACTCAGCCAGATTGTCAAGATTCAGCTCAAACGGATCGAACGTCTATTAGCTGACCAAAAAATTAAGCTTGAACTTTCGTCAACAGCTCAAGACTACATCGTCGAAGTCGGTTACGATCCGGTATACGGGGCGCGTCCACTTAAACGAGCGATTCAGCGAGAACTGGAAAACGCGATCGCTACCAAAATCCTTGAGAATACTTTTGTTGAGGGGGACACTATTATCATTGATTGTGCCGATAACGCCCTCACCTTTAACAAAAAGCAACGGCTAAGCTTATCAGTACTCCCAACTCCTAGCTGA
- a CDS encoding polysaccharide pyruvyl transferase family protein, translating into MDLSKLEKIRDSLQSSLEKIGIFEQCALLDYPDYFNIGDHLIGLATIFYITDVIKAKINYIASIDDFSEQRLEQRLSQEAPIILQGGGNLGDLWPHHQLFRERIIAQYRDRPIIIMPQCIYFTNAENLNRAAAIFNAHPNLTLFTRDDYSYELALKHFYNCQVIKAPDMVFGMVNMPIPAYKFNSKRPILYLCRDDTELEKTFSPSALGIPNLVVQEWDESPKQWIYRGRGRFGELKEWYWRLPGMVLLVREGWQRGLAHPKQWLPRQKWERFHPYAQKFDEIPDSFIPRFSWSLMHAGVYQLLQSRLVITNRLHGHILSTLLGIPNILLPNSYYKNEAFYETWTYQIPYCKFVKQPSQVKESVEELLSRFAESSK; encoded by the coding sequence ATGGATCTTTCAAAGCTAGAAAAAATCAGGGATAGTCTCCAGAGTTCTCTAGAAAAAATTGGGATATTCGAGCAGTGTGCGTTACTGGACTATCCGGATTATTTCAATATTGGAGATCACCTGATTGGTCTGGCTACAATTTTTTACATCACGGATGTAATCAAAGCCAAAATTAACTATATTGCCAGCATTGATGATTTCTCTGAGCAACGGCTAGAACAACGCCTCAGTCAAGAAGCGCCGATCATTTTACAAGGTGGCGGCAACTTGGGCGACCTGTGGCCTCACCATCAACTCTTTCGCGAACGCATCATTGCACAATATCGCGATCGCCCGATTATTATCATGCCGCAGTGTATCTATTTTACCAATGCGGAGAATTTAAATAGAGCAGCAGCTATCTTTAATGCACATCCCAATTTAACACTGTTTACACGGGATGATTATAGTTATGAACTAGCTTTGAAACATTTTTATAACTGTCAGGTGATCAAAGCACCAGATATGGTGTTTGGCATGGTTAATATGCCGATACCTGCTTATAAATTTAACTCTAAGCGTCCGATTCTTTATCTATGTAGAGATGATACCGAGTTAGAGAAAACCTTCTCACCGAGTGCTTTGGGAATTCCTAATTTAGTGGTTCAAGAGTGGGATGAGTCGCCAAAACAATGGATTTACCGAGGAAGAGGACGGTTCGGAGAACTGAAGGAATGGTATTGGCGTCTTCCCGGCATGGTTTTACTCGTTCGGGAAGGTTGGCAACGAGGGCTAGCTCATCCTAAACAGTGGCTTCCTCGCCAAAAATGGGAACGGTTTCATCCCTATGCTCAGAAATTTGATGAAATTCCCGACTCATTTATTCCTCGCTTCTCGTGGAGTTTGATGCACGCTGGAGTCTATCAATTGCTTCAGAGTCGTTTAGTCATTACAAATCGATTACACGGTCACATTCTCTCGACCTTGCTCGGAATCCCTAACATATTACTGCCCAATTCTTACTATAAAAATGAGGCATTCTATGAAACTTGGACGTATCAAATCCCTTATTGTAAATTTGTCAAACAACCTTCACAAGTTAAAGAATCGGTAGAAGAACTGCTATCCCGATTCGCAGAGTCATCCAAATAA
- a CDS encoding glycosyltransferase, with protein MVTVSVVIPVYNGEKTIQETITSVLNQTFQDFELIIINDGSKDATLEVVSSIQDHRLQVFSYPNAGLAASRNRGLSHATGEYISFIDGDDLWTPDKLEAQLKALQENPKAAVAYSWTDYIDESSNFLRRGGYLTASGDVLPKLLVIDFLENGSNALIRRQALIEVGGFDESLPAAEDWDIFLRLAARYPFVAVPSAQILYRLSAKSMSGDVARQEAACVKVLKRAYKEAPPSLQYLKKYTWANLYRYLTFKVLDGPTTRKRGLLAAKFIGKLIMNDEGFLKLPAMRKVMHRVALWILYPPKKAEEIIWQSPPLPHIHKDLLRYFKTDIP; from the coding sequence ATGGTAACTGTCTCTGTAGTTATACCCGTTTATAATGGCGAAAAAACGATTCAAGAAACCATTACATCTGTCTTAAATCAAACATTCCAAGATTTCGAGTTAATCATTATTAATGATGGTTCTAAAGATGCTACGTTAGAGGTTGTATCTAGCATCCAAGACCACAGATTGCAAGTGTTTTCCTATCCCAATGCTGGTTTAGCGGCAAGTCGTAATCGGGGACTTTCTCATGCTACGGGTGAATATATTTCTTTCATAGATGGTGATGATCTGTGGACGCCTGATAAGCTAGAAGCGCAGTTGAAGGCACTTCAAGAAAATCCCAAAGCGGCTGTTGCTTATAGCTGGACTGATTATATTGATGAATCCAGTAATTTTTTACGCCGAGGCGGCTATTTAACGGCTAGCGGCGATGTTTTACCGAAGCTTTTAGTGATTGATTTTTTGGAAAATGGCTCTAACGCGCTGATTCGTCGGCAGGCTTTAATCGAAGTAGGTGGTTTTGATGAATCACTTCCTGCGGCTGAAGATTGGGATATCTTTTTGCGGCTGGCGGCTCGCTATCCATTTGTTGCTGTACCTTCTGCTCAAATATTATATCGATTATCTGCCAAGTCAATGTCTGGTGATGTGGCTAGGCAGGAAGCCGCTTGTGTGAAAGTCCTAAAGCGAGCTTACAAGGAGGCTCCTCCATCCCTACAGTACTTAAAAAAGTATACCTGGGCTAACCTTTACAGATATCTAACCTTTAAAGTCTTAGATGGACCGACTACTCGAAAACGAGGCTTGCTAGCGGCTAAATTTATCGGAAAATTAATCATGAATGATGAGGGTTTTCTGAAGCTGCCTGCTATGCGTAAAGTGATGCATAGAGTAGCTTTGTGGATTTTATATCCCCCTAAAAAAGCTGAGGAAATTATTTGGCAATCTCCTCCTCTTCCCCATATCCACAAGGATTTGCTGAGGTACTTCAAAACTGATATTCCTTAA
- a CDS encoding glycosyltransferase: protein MPLISVIIPAYNAEKTIQETIDSVLNQTFQDFEIIVINDGSQDTTLEIVNSIKDPRLQVFSYPNAKQAASRNRGISHSTGEFLAFLDADDLWKPEKLEAQLKALQDNPQAAVAYSWSQCIDEKGHFLREASQSTTSGDVYAKLLLCDFLDNGSNPLVRRKALEEVGTFDESLPPAEDWELWIRLAARYHFVAVPYPHILYRQSPTSASANLLRMAEACERVIELSFERAPDSLQHLKRHSLANLYRFLAYRCFERFPTRSRALIAIKFLWSAVINDSSLLRRRVTWKMLLTSVLVLLLTHRYAYRVANRTKQLKNFHTILFLMQLEPF from the coding sequence ATGCCACTTATTTCAGTTATTATTCCAGCTTACAATGCTGAAAAGACAATTCAAGAAACGATAGACTCAGTCTTAAATCAAACATTTCAAGATTTTGAAATTATTGTGATTAATGATGGGTCGCAAGATACAACACTAGAGATTGTCAATAGTATCAAAGACCCTCGTTTGCAAGTGTTCTCCTACCCCAATGCCAAGCAAGCCGCGAGTCGTAATCGAGGAATTTCTCACAGCACTGGTGAATTTCTGGCTTTCTTAGATGCTGACGATTTGTGGAAGCCTGAAAAGTTAGAGGCTCAACTCAAAGCACTCCAAGACAACCCTCAAGCAGCAGTGGCTTACAGTTGGAGCCAATGTATTGATGAGAAGGGACATTTTTTACGGGAAGCGAGCCAAAGTACTACCAGTGGCGATGTTTATGCCAAGCTCTTATTATGCGATTTTTTAGACAATGGATCTAACCCTTTAGTTCGTCGGAAAGCTTTAGAAGAAGTGGGTACTTTTGATGAGTCGCTTCCCCCCGCCGAAGATTGGGAACTATGGATACGATTGGCAGCACGCTATCATTTTGTAGCTGTACCCTACCCCCATATTTTGTATCGACAGTCCCCTACTTCTGCATCTGCCAATCTACTAAGAATGGCCGAGGCTTGTGAGCGAGTGATTGAGCTTTCATTTGAGCGTGCTCCTGACTCGTTACAGCATCTGAAACGCCACAGCCTTGCGAACTTATACCGATTTCTCGCTTACAGGTGTTTTGAACGCTTCCCAACGCGCTCGCGTGCCTTAATCGCGATCAAGTTTCTCTGGAGTGCTGTTATAAATGACTCTTCGCTCCTACGCAGGAGAGTAACTTGGAAAATGTTGTTGACTAGCGTGCTTGTCTTGCTACTAACCCATCGATATGCCTATAGAGTAGCCAACAGAACCAAGCAACTCAAAAATTTCCATACGATACTATTTCTCATGCAACTAGAGCCTTTTTAA
- a CDS encoding glycosyltransferase, whose amino-acid sequence MPLVSVVIPVFNGEKTIRETIESVLNQTLTDFELLVINDGSQDGTLDIVERIPDSRIQVFSYPNAGQSTSRNRGIEIAKGDYISFIDADDLWTPDKLEAQLQALQANPKAGVAYSWTDWIDESSQLLGKGSYNTEQGAVFTKLLLNDFVANGSNVLIRRQALTEVGGFDPSVTPAEDWDLWLRLAARYEFVAVRSPQILYRISPNSASFNVWKMEASSLQVIDKAFAVAPESLQYLKPQCLGNRYKYLTFKAIEGYPERSKGIAAIRFLWNAIKNDPSLLQAKVIWKVLFRIAAITLLTPKLAQAVINKFKVLSNTTTLLGYMKLNTV is encoded by the coding sequence ATGCCTTTAGTTTCTGTTGTTATTCCTGTTTTTAATGGTGAAAAAACCATTAGAGAAACAATTGAATCTGTTTTGAATCAAACGCTCACAGATTTTGAATTACTGGTTATTAACGACGGTTCGCAGGATGGTACATTAGACATTGTTGAGCGCATCCCAGATTCCCGAATTCAGGTATTTTCCTACCCCAATGCCGGTCAATCTACGAGTCGCAACAGGGGAATAGAGATAGCCAAAGGTGACTATATCTCCTTTATCGATGCCGATGACTTGTGGACACCCGATAAGCTAGAAGCACAGTTGCAAGCTTTGCAAGCCAATCCTAAAGCAGGTGTAGCTTATAGTTGGACGGATTGGATTGATGAATCGAGCCAGTTATTAGGTAAAGGTAGCTACAATACCGAACAGGGAGCGGTTTTTACAAAACTTTTATTGAATGATTTTGTAGCCAATGGTTCTAATGTTTTAATTCGGCGGCAAGCCTTAACTGAAGTTGGCGGTTTCGATCCCTCAGTAACACCTGCCGAAGATTGGGATTTGTGGCTGCGGTTAGCTGCTCGTTATGAGTTTGTTGCCGTGCGATCGCCACAAATTTTATACCGGATTTCTCCTAATTCAGCCTCGTTTAATGTGTGGAAGATGGAGGCATCCAGCTTACAAGTCATTGATAAAGCATTTGCTGTTGCACCTGAATCTTTACAGTACCTGAAGCCGCAATGCCTTGGTAATCGCTACAAGTACCTGACATTTAAGGCAATTGAGGGCTACCCAGAACGCAGCAAAGGTATAGCGGCTATTCGGTTTCTTTGGAATGCCATCAAAAACGACCCTTCTTTACTTCAAGCAAAAGTTATCTGGAAGGTATTATTTAGAATTGCGGCAATCACTCTCCTAACCCCTAAATTAGCTCAGGCCGTTATCAATAAATTTAAAGTCCTATCCAATACCACAACTCTCTTAGGATATATGAAATTAAATACGGTTTAA
- a CDS encoding glycosyltransferase, translating into MPLISVIVPVYNGEKTIKNTIDSVLSQSFTDFELLVVNDGSEDSTLAAINEIKDARIRVFSFPNSGVSVSRNRGLAEAKGEFISFLDADDLWTPDKLESQLKALQENPQAAVAYSWSDWIDESGQFLRAGGHITVNGNAYEKLLLRDFVESGSNPLIRRQALEEVGTFDESLAFAEDWDLWLRLAARYEYVAVPSPQILYRISPESASFNVWKMEAGSLKVIERHFAQAPESLQHLKRQTLGSRYKYLMFKAIEGNLERKKGLVAVRFLLQVIRYDSSMLRRVKIMLIVLVKIAAAIVLPSQQAQALLEVSKKRSSSRSPT; encoded by the coding sequence ATGCCATTAATCTCGGTTATTGTTCCCGTTTACAATGGAGAAAAAACAATTAAAAATACGATTGATTCTGTTTTAAGCCAAAGCTTCACTGACTTTGAGCTGCTTGTAGTCAACGATGGTTCCGAAGATTCAACTTTAGCAGCGATTAACGAGATAAAAGATGCTCGTATCAGGGTATTTTCATTTCCTAATTCGGGGGTTTCCGTAAGTCGTAATCGTGGACTAGCTGAAGCCAAGGGAGAATTTATCTCATTTTTGGATGCTGATGATTTGTGGACGCCGGATAAACTAGAATCACAGTTGAAAGCCTTGCAGGAAAACCCTCAAGCAGCTGTGGCTTATAGTTGGAGCGATTGGATTGACGAGTCGGGTCAATTTTTACGCGCTGGAGGTCATATTACTGTCAATGGCAATGCTTATGAAAAGCTATTATTGAGAGATTTTGTAGAAAGTGGTTCTAACCCCTTAATTCGCAGACAAGCTTTAGAGGAAGTCGGGACATTCGATGAATCATTAGCATTCGCTGAGGATTGGGATTTATGGCTACGATTAGCGGCTCGTTATGAATATGTAGCCGTTCCTTCACCGCAGATTTTATACCGAATTTCTCCTGAATCAGCCTCATTTAATGTATGGAAAATGGAGGCAGGAAGCTTAAAAGTCATTGAACGTCATTTCGCCCAAGCTCCTGAATCTCTACAGCATTTAAAGCGACAAACTCTGGGTAGCCGCTACAAGTACCTGATGTTTAAGGCGATTGAAGGGAATTTAGAACGGAAAAAAGGCTTAGTTGCGGTTCGCTTCCTTTTGCAGGTAATTCGATATGACTCTTCGATGCTGCGCCGAGTAAAAATTATGTTGATAGTACTCGTTAAAATTGCAGCAGCTATTGTACTCCCTTCTCAACAAGCTCAAGCCTTATTAGAAGTCAGCAAAAAGCGATCTAGCTCTCGATCGCCAACTTAG
- a CDS encoding asparagine synthase-related protein: MANFILIIDPDPERRSHYIKTIKPHLPLVEGLNTNSCSSGDFDAIWAASPHAPISYLADAGGAAMVWGEAIAQTSSERIDASTLKNIWKTAPNQVLPSFDGFHAVAVYHPHLGLSIAADLLGLFPIYYYIHNDVALVGSSPQLFRHHPLFQPVFNPTGLVGILLTNGIFDGQTLWQNVRRLEAGHCLTWQAKNAPKETRQYQIPDDSGEYTNTSFAQQLDILEQVLDRAIARSAPAKPIARHAPTGNRYSLFLSGGLDSRMLAGFLHRQAIDTVALTVGRRTDLEMACAIPVARTLGFKYHTTALPDNQYPAYADLVVNWEHLANGCDSIMGLGWGVGSQLSNLAPRVISGFLLDRVIGGKSTYYLSEKGLSFESFFPQGINRCGFTPQLLERLLRREVFGDLVQERCDRIRSVYESYSDVEFKRTWWFELYHRQRLLIGSIAGWQLSFGAWPVLPCLDWEVLKTTAALPVESLAQRRAQYELVRTRFSPLAQLPLDRNQFNTEPLQLTGRGQRYIRRFYETQAKWRQFQQKLGYERRHYYRTFDLNNPGWRLVRQQAEPYREQVGHLFHEEVLNELLPPPDQPVQFAIDPITESSKLKVLLGFLLWSREHL; this comes from the coding sequence ATGGCTAATTTTATTCTCATTATCGATCCCGACCCAGAGCGGCGATCGCACTATATAAAAACCATAAAGCCTCACCTGCCACTCGTAGAAGGACTAAACACCAATTCCTGCTCTAGTGGAGACTTTGACGCCATCTGGGCAGCATCCCCCCACGCTCCGATTAGCTACTTGGCGGACGCAGGAGGAGCTGCTATGGTTTGGGGAGAAGCCATTGCTCAAACCAGCTCAGAACGAATAGATGCTTCGACGCTAAAAAACATCTGGAAAACTGCGCCGAATCAAGTATTACCTTCCTTTGATGGCTTTCATGCCGTAGCCGTTTACCACCCTCATTTGGGTTTAAGCATTGCCGCCGATCTACTCGGTCTTTTCCCAATTTATTACTATATTCATAATGATGTTGCCTTAGTGGGTTCGAGTCCCCAACTATTCAGACACCATCCACTTTTTCAGCCAGTCTTTAACCCCACGGGATTAGTCGGAATTTTACTAACGAATGGTATCTTTGATGGGCAAACCTTATGGCAAAATGTCCGCCGTTTAGAAGCAGGACATTGCTTAACTTGGCAAGCTAAAAATGCCCCTAAAGAGACGAGACAATATCAAATTCCCGATGATAGTGGCGAATATACCAATACTTCTTTTGCCCAGCAGCTCGATATTTTAGAACAAGTCCTCGATCGCGCGATTGCGCGAAGCGCACCGGCAAAGCCGATCGCTCGTCATGCACCCACCGGTAACCGCTATAGCCTGTTCCTCTCCGGCGGACTTGACTCCCGAATGCTGGCAGGGTTCCTGCATCGGCAAGCAATTGACACTGTTGCCTTAACTGTCGGTAGGCGCACCGACTTAGAAATGGCCTGTGCAATTCCTGTTGCTCGTACTCTTGGTTTTAAATATCACACCACAGCGCTTCCTGATAACCAATACCCTGCCTACGCCGACTTAGTGGTTAATTGGGAGCACCTCGCGAACGGCTGCGATAGCATCATGGGTTTGGGTTGGGGGGTTGGTTCCCAGCTGAGCAATTTAGCACCGAGGGTGATTTCTGGCTTTTTACTCGATCGCGTGATTGGCGGCAAATCCACCTACTATCTCTCTGAAAAAGGTCTATCCTTTGAAAGCTTCTTTCCCCAAGGCATTAATCGTTGTGGGTTTACCCCCCAATTACTAGAGAGACTGCTAAGACGAGAGGTTTTCGGTGACTTAGTACAAGAACGATGCGATCGCATCCGTTCGGTTTACGAAAGCTATTCGGATGTAGAGTTTAAGCGAACCTGGTGGTTTGAGCTTTACCATCGACAACGGCTGCTGATCGGCTCGATTGCGGGATGGCAACTCAGTTTTGGTGCTTGGCCGGTTCTGCCTTGTCTGGATTGGGAAGTGTTGAAAACAACAGCAGCATTGCCCGTAGAATCGCTGGCTCAGCGCCGTGCCCAATATGAATTAGTCCGCACGCGATTTAGCCCACTCGCCCAGCTACCTTTGGATCGCAACCAATTTAACACAGAACCGCTTCAACTTACGGGTAGAGGTCAACGATATATTCGCCGCTTCTATGAAACGCAGGCAAAATGGCGACAGTTTCAGCAGAAACTAGGATATGAACGACGCCACTACTACCGAACATTCGATCTGAATAACCCAGGATGGCGATTGGTACGGCAGCAAGCAGAACCTTATCGGGAGCAAGTGGGGCATCTCTTCCATGAAGAGGTATTGAATGAATTACTACCTCCTCCTGATCAGCCGGTACAATTTGCGATCGACCCAATAACTGAATCCTCTAAGCTGAAAGTTTTACTTGGATTTTTACTCTGGTCAAGGGAACACCTCTAA